In Microvirga sp. 17 mud 1-3, the genomic window GGTCAGCGCCGCCGTGAGCAGCCTGTCCCTGTCCCTGAGCACCGGGATGCTGGCCTTCGCCATGCTGATCACCGGCTCCCTGTCGGAGGTCTGGGGCCGCAAGCCCCTGATGGTCGCGTCCCTGTTCGCGTCGGCCCTTCTGGCGATCGTGTCGGCCGCCGCACCGAACTGGCACATGCTGCTCCTGACCCGCCTCCTGATCGGCGCGACGCTGAGCGGTTTGCCGGCGGTCGCCATGGCCTATGTGAGCGAGGAGGTCAATGCCAAGTCCATCGGCCTCGCCATGGGCCTGTTCATCGGCGGCAATGCCATCGGGGGACTTGCCGGGCGGGTCGTGACCGGCGCCCTGACGGACCTCGCCTCCTGGCGGGTCGCAGTCGGTACCATCGGACTGCTCGGCCTCGCGGCGGCGGTCGCGGCCTGGCGCAGCCTGCCGGAATCCCGCCACTTCCACCCGCAGCGCGCCCACCCGGCCGATCTCCTGAAATCCTTCGCGAATCATCTCGGCGATCCGGGGCTGCGGGCGCTGTTCGCCGAGGCCTTCCTGCTCATGGGCGGCTTCGTGACCTTCTACAACTACCTGAGCTATCGGCTCATGGCGGCGCCCTATTCCTTGAGCCACACCGCCATCGGGGCGATCTTCGCGGTCTATCTGGTCGGCACCTTCAGCTCGACCTTCGTGGGCGACCTCGCCGGACGCCTCGGGCGGCGCAAGGTGCTCTGGGCCATGATCCTGATCATGCTCGCCGGCCTGGCCATCGCGCTTTTCGAGAACCTCGTCCTGATCCTCCTCGGGATCGTCGCCGTGACGTTCGGCTTCTTCGGCGCCCATTCCATCGCCAGCAGCTGGGTGGGGCGCCGCGCACTGACCGCCAAGGCCCAGGCCTCCGCCCTCTACCTCTTCACCTATTACCTGGGCTCCAGCACCGTCGGGACCCTGGGCGGCGTGTTCTGGGCCAGGTCAGGCTGGCCCGGCGTGACGGGCCTCGTGGCGGCCCTGCTGCTGGTGGCGCTGGCCGTCGCCTTCCGGCTGATGGTGTTGCCGCCCCGCATCCCTGATCAGGAGGGCGCGCCATGAGATCCGGCCGGCACCTGTCGCTTCATCGCAACGCCTAAGATCGGATGCGAGCCACCAGGGCAGAACCGGTTGCGCCCGCCCCGGCCGTTGTGGCAGGTGAAGATATCGCGGCTGCTTCGGGTTGCTCTACATAGAATAATAATCCTAAATCTCTTCGCCGCAGCGTGATTCTCCGTGATGCGGCAAGCTGCCATAGAGAAACTTTGTTGCGCTTTTCAGGTTAATCGGCCCAGAAATAAGGAAACATTAACCGATACAATTTTGACTGTTCTTACTCCGCCGTTTTCCGGCGCTGAAGGATTTCATTTTCTCATGCGATTGCTCGCTTATTCTTTCACGATCCTGTTGATGACTGCCTGGGCAGGCACGCCGGCGCTGAGCCTCGAGGACGGTGCTCCAGGCCTCATGACCTGGGATGAAACCTGGGATCAGGCGTGGAATGCCGAGAATGTCGACATCGACCGCTACAGGGCGCTCTCGGCCCCAAAAATCCCGACCTTCGGGCGGACGGAGGTCTGGTCGTCGGGGCTGATCGGCTCCCCTGCCGCCGTTGCGTCCCCGTCCCAGAGGGCCGTGGGTGCGAAGCTTCGCCCCTTCGCGGATCTCGACCTGCTGGTCGGCACGCAGATGAGCCGCAACCTCGACATCGACCAAGCCCTGAATGCCCGGATGGACTGGCAGCTGACCTGGTCGCGGCAATGGGCCGCCGAGGCCCTGGAGATCGGTCTCACGACGACCGGGGCGGTCGATCCTGCAAGCGCCGTCTATACCCAAAGCGCCGGAGGGTCCCTCGGGATCCGCCTGCCGTCCGCCGGGACGCCCTGGGACGCGCAGCTCGTCGTCTCGCCGAACATCAACCTCGACACAACGACCGGCGGCTGGAGCAGCAGCCTGCGCTCCGAGATCGTCGCGCAGCGGGTGCTGACCACGCATAAAAGCCCGATCCGGTCGGTGGTGAATATCCGCATGGGATACGACTTCGCGCCGGAGACGCATCCAACCGCCTCGGCGACCCTGCAGCTCAGCTTCTCGCCGAAGATCTGAGGCCTCGCCCCGCTCAGGCGAGCATCCCCTCCTGCAGGAACGGATTGGTTGCCCGCTCCTGCCCGATGGTGCTCGCCGGCCCGTGGCCGCAGATGAACGTGACGTCGTCGCCGAGGGGCAGAAGCTTGGTCTTGATCGAGCTCATGAGCGCAGCCCCGTCCCCGCCCGGCAGATCGGTGCGCCCGACGGACCCGTTGAACAGGACGTCGCCCACGAGGGCGAAGCGATCCTGCGGCGCGAACAGGACGACGCTGCCCGGCGAATGTCCCGGGCAATGCAGGACCTCCAGGGTCATGCCGCCGACAGTGACCGTATCGCCCTCGTTCAGCCAGCGATCGGGCGTCACGGCGCGCACCCCGTCGAGGCCATAGACGCGCGCCTGCTCCGGCAGACGCTCCAGGAGAGGACGGTCCGCCTCGTGCGGGCCCTCGACCGGCACGCCGAGCTCATCCCGCAGATCGGCTGCGCCGCCCGCATGGTCGATATGGCCGTGTGTCAGGATGATCTTCTCCACCGTCACGCCGGTCTCGGCGATCGCCTCTCGGATGCGATGGAGGTCGCCGCCCGGATCGATCACGGCGCCCTTCTTGGTCTTGTCGTTCCAGAGCAGCGTGCAGTTCTGCTCGAAAGGCGTGACGGGAATGATGGCGGCGCGGATATCTGACACGGCGGAATTCCTCGAAAAACGGGCGGCGTAAGTGGCGACGGAGGATATCGGTCCCGCCGCCCCGGCGGATGCCGGCTCTCTTCCCTTGACCTGGCATCCCGCGGGTTCACATAGTCACGCACGCACCCGGAAGGAAGAGACAGCATGGAAACCAGAGCAGCCGTGGCATGGGAAGCAGGCAAGCCCCTCACCATCGAGACCGTCCGCCTCGAAGGGCCCCAGGCCGGTGAGGTGCTCGTGGAGGTCATGGCGACGGGCATCTGCCACACGGATGCCTACACGCTCTCAGGACTCGATTCGGAAGGGAAATTCCCGGCGATCCTCGGCCATGAGGGCGCAGGCATCGTGCGCGAGGTCGGGCCGGGCGTCACCACTCTCAAGCCCGGCGATCACGTGATCCCGCTCTACACGCCGGAATGCCGGCAGTGCAAATCCTGCCTGTCGCGCCGCACCAACCTGTGCACGGCGATCCGCACCACGCAGGGACAGGGCGTGATGCCCGACGGCACGAGCCGTTTCCGCTGCGATGGCGACACGGTCTTCCATTACATGGGCTGTTCGACCTTCGCGAATTTCACGGTCCTGCCGGAAATCGCGCTTGCGAAGATCCGCGAGGACGCTCCCTTCGACAAGGTCTGCTATATCGGCTGCGGCGTCACCACGGGGATCGGCGCGGTGATCTACACCGCGAAGGTCTGGCCCGGTGCGAACGTGGCGGTGTTCGGCCTCGGCGGCATCGGCCTCAACGTGATCCAGGGTGCGCGCATGGTTGGCGCCGACAAGATCATCGGCATCGACATCAACCCGGCCAAGCGCGCCATGGCCGAGAAGTTCGGCATGACGGACTTCATCAATCCGAACGAGGTCGGCACCGACAAGGTCGTGCAGGCGATCATCGATCTCACGGGCGGCGGCGCGGATTTCTCGTTCGACGCGACCGGCAACGTGAACGTGATGCGCCAGGCCCTCGAATGCTGCCATCGCGGCTGGGGCGAGAGCATCATCATCGGCGTCGCCGAATCGGGGCGGGAAATTGCCACCCGCCCGTTCCAGCTCGTCACCGGCCGGGTGTGGCGCGGAACCGCCTTCGGCGGCGCGCGCGGCCGCACGGACGTGCCCAAGATCGTCGACTGGTACATGGAGGGTAAGATCAACATCGACGACCTGATCACCCACCGGATGCCGCTCGAGGAGATCAACACCGCCTTCGACCTGATGCACGAGGGCAAGTCGATCCGCTCCGTCGTGATCTATTGAGAGGCCTCCCGACCGCGGAAGCTTTGCCTTTTCGTCTCGAAAGGTGTTTTAGCGCACCGCCTGCGAGGTAACGCAAAGGAATATACGGCTTTGGAACGATAGAGCATAGCTCTCTCGTAACAATTGGTCTATGAGAACGCCTCTGACCGAATCGCTCATCTTAAAGCCGCCGCCATGGAACAGACTCGCGAACCCATCACCAGCCCCAATGCTGACAGGATCGTCGGCAAGGCCGTCAGCATGACTCAGGCGGCACTGGCCTCCGACGCCGGCAAGGCTGTGCGGGCCGCCATCACCCAGGGACAGGCAGGCCTGATGCAGCATCTCTCGGATGCGGCCCAGAAGAACATGCCCGATCCCTTGACCCAGGCGCGCGTGCTCCTGGCCGAGCAGAGCCAGAACTTCGACGCGATGCGCGGCGCCATCGGCCAGATCGGCGAATCGCTCCATCACCTGAACGACCCGGCCGTGGATCCGCACGCCCAGCAGTCGCACGCCATGGCGCTCCTCAACGCCCAGGCTGAGGCGATCCAGGGCCTGACCCTGCTGGTTCTGAAGGGGCAGCAGGTCCAGACCCAGCTGATCCAGGCCATGGACGCCCAGCCCCGGACGGCGGCTCCCAACGGCATGCCCAAATGGGCCTATTACGCCATGGGCGTCATGATGGTCTGGAGCTGCCTGACCATGATCTTCTCGACGATCTTCTGACGCGGGAAAACGGCCGTTCCGCGCCGGTTTGCCCATGAGAGGGATTGTCATCTAGAATTCACACGATCGCCCGGGAACAGCTCCATGTTCGACGCCAAGAAGCTTCTCGATGCCCTGGGAACGCCCGCTCCGGCAGGCAGCCAGCCCGCTGCGCCGACGGCAACGCCCGCGGCGCCCAATCCCGCAGCTCCCAAGCCGGAAGCGCCCAAGGCGCCGGCCGCTCCCCTCGGCGCCGGCACTCTGCTCAGCGACCTGATCGATCTGGCGAACAGGCCCTCTCCGCCGCCCCCGCCGCCCTCCTCCGAGGGTGAGCAGCCAGCGGCTCCGAAGCCCGAGAAGCCCGCCGCTGCCCCACCGCCGCCGGCCGATCTCACCGATCTGCTCCTGCGCCGCGCACAGGATTACCTCAAGACGCCGCAGGGCAATGCGGCTGTCCATGCGGTGATGCTCGGCGTGACCAAGGCCGTGGTGAATTCGCAGACCGGCCGCAAGCTTACCGAAAAGGCCAAGACCAAGGGCGTGGCCCTGATCGGCCGCTTTCTGAACAAAGGCGGGGAGCAGGGCCCCCTGATCGAGGGCCAGCCCCTCCAGGCCGCGGCCCTGCCGCCGCCCGCAGCCCCGCCGGCGTCCGGCGATGTCGCGCTTCTGGTGATGCGCGCCATGATCGCCGCCGCAGCCGCCGATGGGCGCATCGACGAGGACGAGCGCACGCGCATCCTCGGCGCTCTTAAAGGCGCAGGGATCGACGGCGAAGGCGTGCAGATCATTGAGGCGGAGCTTGCGCGCCCGGCCAGCGTGGCCGAACTCGCGGCCGCCGCCACGACGCCGGAAGCCGCCGTCCAGGTCTATACGGCGGCACGGCGCATCATCACGCCGAATACCGTGGAGGAGCGCGTCTTCCTCGCGCATCTCTCCGGCGCGCTCGGGCTCGACCCGCGCCTCGTGGCCCAGATCGACGCCGCAGCGTCGGGCGCCCTTCCGGGCTAACCTCCCGTACCATCACCGGAAAAGCTCGCCCCGGCGTAGGACGAGCGCCTGGACGAGCGCGAGGGTCTTCATATCCGCGATGGTGCCCTGCGCCATCATCCCGGCAAGATCCGCAAGGCGAGTCTCGCAGAGAGTGATCTCCTCCTGCTCCTCGGCCAGCCCGCCGCCCTCCCCTGTCCGGTCCGCGGCCGAGCAGGGCGCCAGGAACAGGTGGACCCGCTCGGTCGAGTAGCCCGGAGAGGCCCAGAAGGCGCCGAGCGGCTCGAGGCGGCTCAGGCGAAGCCCCGCCTCCTCCATGGCCTCCCGGCGGATGCCTTCCTCCGCCGTCTCGCCGGGATCCACGATGCCGGCAATCGCCTCCAGAACGCTCGAAGGGCCTCCGGCCCGCAGGACAGGCGCCCGGAACTGCCGCACCAGAAAGGCCGTCCGGCGGGCTTCGTCGTAGGGAAGCACCGCGGCGGCAGGCGGGCTCTCCAGAACCTCCCGCACCATGCGCTCGCCATTGGGCTGCTTCACCGTGAGCGCCAGGAGGCTGCGCCGCCCTTCATGAAGAACCTCGGTATTCGCGATCTCGTAGGTCGCCATGGCGCATCTTCCCGATCCGGCACTCCGCCGGACCACCCGGCGACAAGCCAATCCTTTCCGAGCCAATCCTTGCCGAGCGAAGCCGTTCCGCGGGAGCCTGGGCCCGGCCCGCAGCGTTATGCGCCTGAACAGGCCGCAGGAGAGGAACCCAGTGGACGATCTGGTGGAAGCCATCGGCAGGCGCCATGCCATTCTCTTTGCGGGAGCGGGCGTCTCGATGACGGTCGGCCTGCCCTCCTGGCAGACGCTCATCGCCCACATCGCACAGGAGCTCCAGATCGACGAGGCGGATCTGACCGAGACCGAAGTCAACCACCTGACCCTCGCGGAGTTCTATCGCCTCAAGAAGGGCAGAATCGGCCCCCTGCGCAGCTGGATGGACCGGGCCTGGACTCTGCCCGAAGAGAACCTGAGGAACTCTCGCGTTCATGCCCTGATCTGCGAACTCGACTTTCCGATCATCTACACGACGAATTTCGACCGGAACCTCGAGACGGCCTTCACCCTGCACGGCAAATCGTTCGTGAAAATCGTGAATGCGAAGGACATCGCCGACGTCCGGGAGGGCGTTCCGCAGATCGTCAAATATCACGGAGATTTCGACGACGACGATTCCATCGTCATTACCGAGACGGATTATCTCGACCGCCTGTCTTTCGAATCACCGCTCGACATCAAGTTTCGGGCGGATGCCCTGGGCAAGACCATCCTGTTCGTCGGCTACAGCCTGTCGGACCTGAACATTCGCTTTCTCCTGCATCGTCTGTGGAAGACGTGGAAAGGGTCTGGCTTCGAGAAGGACCGCCCGCCCTCCTACGTATTCATGCTGCGCCCCAATCCCATCGAGGAAGCAGTGCTGCAGCAATGGGGTTTACGTGTGCTGACGGAACCCGACTGCGCGCCCGAGAATGCTCTCGAGACGTTTCTGACGAAGCTGAGCCGTAACGTTTCTGCATTGCGCGAACAGGCGCGCTGACACGCTCTCCACAGGACGCGCTCTTGACGTTCGATCATGGAGACGTGATTGAGGCCCGCCTGGAATTTCGCGCCGTTCGTGCCAGGATACGAATCTGACAAGGCATGTCGGTTCGACGGCACACGGAACGGCCTTCGCCGCAATGCAGGCGAACTCTCCAGCCACCTTGGCGTTTTCATCAGGAACCGGACGAAGAAAGAGGATGGACGTGCAGCCAATGAAGAATGTGGGACGCAATGGAACGATCGACCTCTGGCGGGGTCTCGTTCTTGCGATCATTTTCGTCAACCACATTCCGGGCAACATTATTGAACATGCCACGCCGCGCAGCTTCGGCTTCTCCGATTCTGCCGAGGCGTTCATCTTCATCTCCGGATTGTCGCTGGCTCTCGTCTATTATCACCGGATTCCGCAGGGCGACATCATCGGGGTCGTGCGCCGCTGCCTGCGCCGCTCCTTCGAGCTCTACCGGATGCATCTCCTGCTCACGGCAGGCGCCATTGCGCTCTTCTCCATCGGCTATGAGCTCAGCGACGATATCGGCCTCATCGAGGCCGACGGCCGCAATATCGTGTTCGGCAACACGGCCAAGGGCGTCACGGGCATTCTCCTGCTCGGGCACCAGCTTGGCTATTTCAACATCCTGCCTCTCTACATCGCCCTCATGCTGTGGGCGCCGGTGGCGCTCGTCCTGGCGCGGATCCATGTGCTCCTCGCCCTCGCAGTCTCGTTCGGAATCTATGCGCTTGCGCGCGACGGCGTGCTCGTCCTGCCCACCTGGCCGGAACCGGGAACCTGGTTCTTCAATCCCTTTGCATGGCAGCTGCTCTTCACCATCGGCATCGTCACGGGCGTGATCTTCACGCAACGCCCCATACCGCTGACCCGGACGTGCCAGATCAGTGCAATCGTCATCCTGACGGCCTCGCTTCTCGTCGTCATGGACGTCTTCGGCCTTGCCCCCGGCCTGCGCGATGCCGCCTTCACGCAGCTCGACCTGCCGAAATACGATCTCGGCCTCGGCCGTCTGGTACACTTCATCGCCCTCGCCTATCTGGTCACTCAGTGGCGCATCGGCGAGAAGCTTGAGCGCACCATCGTCGGTCCCGACCTGAAGCGGCTTGGCCGTAACGGCCTCGTGATCTTCGCGGCCGGATCGCTCCTGAGCGCCCTGGGGCAGGTCATCATGACGCTGACGGCCGTCAAATCCTCCGCTAGTCCACACCTCATCGGCATGGTATTTACCCTGATCGGACTGATGGGGCTCCTGGCACTGGCGCGATACCTGGAATGGAACAAATTCAACGCGGACGGCCCGCAAAACGGCCGGACACGAAGTCTCGCCCTGTCCTCCGCGTCGCCGGGGCGCTTGCCTTCTTAAGTATGTCCTTCCTGACAGTGCCGGCACCGGCCTCCGCAGCCGAGGAAGCCTGCGGCGGGACAGTCCCGGTCTTCCGGGCACAGGGCCTTCTGGGCGTCGTCTCCCAGAAGCTGAACCGGCACGAGACCGTGCGGATTCTCGCCATCGGCTCCTCCTCGACCGAGGGTATCGGCGCCTCAGCGCCGGATCGGACCTACCCGGCCCAGCTTCAGGAAGACCTGTCGGACCTCTGGCACCAGACGGTCACGGTCGTGAATGCCGGCATCGGCGGCGAGAAGGCGGTCCGAACCGTCGAGCGGCTGGAAGAGGCGCTTAAGTCCGGCGGGTACGATCTCGTCATCTGGCAGGTCGGCACCAACGACGCCGTGGGCGGTGTGCCCGAGGACGGCTTCCGCACCATGCTGGAGCGCGGCATCGCGGCCGCCAAGGCGGCCGGGGTTCCGCTCATCCTGCTCGACCAGCAATATGTCCCGACGATCCGGGATCCCGCCCGCTACGAGCGCTTCGTGCAGATGGTCGCCAGGGTGGGCGAGACCCAGCGGATCCCGGTCTTCTCGCGCTATGCGATGATGAAGGAATGGGGCAGCCACTCTCTGGAGGACCTGCGTTCCATGCTGTCTTCCGACAGCTTCCACATGAGCGACAAGGGCTATCGCTGCCTCGCCGACCGTCTCGCGCAGGACATCCAGTCGGTCGTGGCCCGCCCGGTGGCCGAGGCCGAGCGCACGACGGTCGCGGCCGCGCGGCGCCGTTAACGGCATCGCAAGGGCCGACCTTCAGGATAGCCTCCGCCCTGGCGGATGCTGAAGCCTCAACGGAACGGCGAAAACGATCATCATGGCTCACGCACATTCTGCTCCGAAACGCCGGCTCTCGTTCCGGGACGTCCTGACGGACGGGCGCATCGCCCTGATGCTTCCCTTAGGATTTTCGTCCGGCCTGCCGTTCCTCCTCGTGTTCAGCACCCTCTCCGCATGGCTGCGGGAGGCCGGGATTTCGCGCACCGAGATCGGCATGCTGAGCTGGGTGGCGCTCGCCTATTCGCTCAAGTTCCTCTGGGCACCCATCGTCGACCGCTACGACGTACCGATCCTTGCCCGGCTCCTCGGCCGGCGGCGGAGCTGGATGGCACTTGCGCAGATCGTCACGGCAGCAGGCCTTGCGGGCATCGCGTTCGGCGATCCGCAGACGCACCTGCCCCTCACCATCGCGTCGGCTCTTCTCGTGGCCTTCGCGTCCGCCACCCAGGACGTGGTGATCGACGGCTGGCGCATCGACGCCGCCACGACCGAGCGGCAGGGCATGATGGCCGCGAGCCTCCAGCTCGGCTACCGCCTCGCCCTGATCTGCGCGGGCGCGGGCGCACTCTATATCGCCGAGTTCGTGAACTGGCGCAGCGCCTACCTGGCTATGGCGGCCCTCATGGGCGTGGGCCTTGCGGCCACCCTCATGGCCCCGCGCCTGGATGCGGCCGCGCCCCGCGAGAGGCTGCCCTTCGCGGCCGCCGTCTTGGAGCCGCTGACGGAGCTTTTCCGGCGCAAGGGGCCGATCCTCATCCCAATCCTGGCGCTCGTCGCCTGCTTCCGCCTGCCGGATTTCGTGGCCGGCGTCATGGCGAACCCGCTCTATATCGACCTCGGCTTCTCCAAGGCCGACATCGCCAACGTATCCAAGCTCTACGGGGTCTGGGTCGGCATCGCCGGAGCCTTTGCGGGGGGTATCGCGGTCACGCGGCTCGGGCTGTGGTGGACGCTCCTCATCGGCGCCGTCATCGCGGCCGCCTCGAACCTGATGTTCTCGTGGCTCGCGGTCGAGGGCGGACGGCTCGACCTGCTCGTCCTCACGATCAGCGCCGACAACTTCGCCGGCGGCTTCGCGGGCTCGGCCCTCGTCGCCTACATGTCGAGCCTCACGGCGCCCGGCTTCGCCGCGACCCAATATGCTCTCCTGAGCTCCCTCTATGCGCTGCCCGGCAAGCTCATCGGCGGCGGCTCGGGCGCGGTCGTGGACGCCTACGGCTACCCGATCCTCTTCTCGGCCACGGCCGCCATCGGCATCCCGCTCGTGATCCTGTGCCTAGTCGTGCGTCGGGATGCGATGCAGACGGTGGAAGCGGAGCCGGACGGGAAACCGGCCCTCGCGGCGCAATCGCGCGCGTGAACGGCGGAGGGACAGAGCGCAACGGGATCCCCTCCCCCTTGTGTGGAGGGTCAGGGTGGGGGTGTCGACGCTACGTTCTTAAACTTCAGAGCCAACACCCCCACCTCCAACTCCTCCCCACAAGGGGGGAGGAGAGCAGGGCCACGCCTCGTCATTCCGGCTATGACAAGGACGAAAGTGCTTCGTCGAGGCTCACCTCACCCCGCTCACTTACACCCAGCCGCCATCCACCAGATAGCTCTGCGCCGTGATGGCGCCGGCATCCTCGGAAGCCAGGAAGAGCGCCATCCTGGCGATATCCTCGGGCACGAGCTTGCGCTTGATGCACTGGCGCTTCAGCAGCTCCGCCTCGCCCTCGGGCGTCAGCCACAGGTCGATCTGGCGCTGGGTCATGATCCAGCCGGGCACGATGGCGTTGACGCGGATGTTCCGGGGGCCGAGTTCACGCGCCAGGGCGCGGGTGAGGCCGACCACGGCGGATTTGGCGGTCTTGTAGGCCGCGAAGGAATCATCGCTCACGAGATAGCTTGTAGAGCCCATATTGATGACCGAGCCCCCGCCCGCCCGCTCCATGTCGGGCAGCACCGCCTGGGTCGCGAAGAACTGGTGATCGAGATTGGTGGCGAAGCGCTCGCGCCAATATTCGGGCGTGACTTCGTCGATGGTGTGCCGGTCATCCCGCGCGGCGTTGTTGACCAGGATCGCGACAGGTCCCAGCGCCTCGCTTGCCCGGCGGATGGCCGCCTGCAGGGCCGGGATGTCGCGCACGTCGCTGTGTTCGAAATGCACGCGCTCGCCGAGGCGCTTGGTCAGCGCCTGCCCGGCCTCCGTGTTGTAGTCCAGGACCGCGACCTTCGATCCCTGTGCATGAAAAGCCGTCGCGATGCTCTCGCCGATGCCGCTGGCACCGCCCGTGATCAGGACGGTCTTGTCCTTGAGGGAGCCGTAGATGGTCTGGGTCATGAATCGAACCTCTTCGTGAAATACCAGGTCTGCCGCGGCAGAAATCCGTTGTCATTCCGGGACGGTGCGGAGCGCCGGGCCCGGAACCCATAAACACAATCGTTTCAGAAGAAAGAGCTACGGCAGACGCCGCACTTTCTCTTGCATCGTTAGCGGCTATGGGTTCCGGACTCCGCTACGCGGTCCCCGAATGACGGAAAATTCAATTTCAGCTCGCGCCGGGCCCAGGCGTCGCGCCGGACGGGCACTTGCCGAGGATGATCATGCCGAGCACCTCGTCCTGGGTGACGTCCGCGACATTCGCGGTTCCGACGAGCTTGCCGTTCTTCATCACGCTGACCCGGTCGGCGAGGCCGAACACATCGTGGATGTCGTGGCTGATGAGGAAGATGCCGATGCCCTCCTTCTTCAGCTGCAGCACGAGGTCGGCGACCTGCTGCGTCTCGGCGGGGCCGAGCGCCGCGGTCGGCTCGTCCATGATGAGCACGCGGGCGTTGAAGTAGATCGCGCGCGCGATGGCGACCGACTGGCGCTGGCCGCCGGAGAGCGCCTTCACGGGCTCCTTGAAGCGGCGGAAATGCGGGTTGAGCCGCGCCATCACCTTGCGGGTCTCGGATTCCATGGTGGCATCGTCGAGGGTGCCATAGGGCGTGAGCACCTCGCGGCCGAGGAAGATGTTGCCGGCCGCATCGATATTGTCGGCGAGCGCGAGGGTCTGGTAGATCGTCTCGATCCCGTAGCGCTTGGCGTCCCGGGGCGAGCCGATCTCAGCCCGCTCGCCGTTCACGTAGATCGCGCCGGCATCCGGCCGGTAGGCGCC contains:
- a CDS encoding SDR family NAD(P)-dependent oxidoreductase, yielding MTQTIYGSLKDKTVLITGGASGIGESIATAFHAQGSKVAVLDYNTEAGQALTKRLGERVHFEHSDVRDIPALQAAIRRASEALGPVAILVNNAARDDRHTIDEVTPEYWRERFATNLDHQFFATQAVLPDMERAGGGSVINMGSTSYLVSDDSFAAYKTAKSAVVGLTRALARELGPRNIRVNAIVPGWIMTQRQIDLWLTPEGEAELLKRQCIKRKLVPEDIARMALFLASEDAGAITAQSYLVDGGWV
- a CDS encoding ATP-binding cassette domain-containing protein; this encodes MTPNETAPLVEMRDISIAFGGIKAVDDVSVDLRPGEVVGLLGHNGAGKSTLIKILSGAYRPDAGAIYVNGERAEIGSPRDAKRYGIETIYQTLALADNIDAAGNIFLGREVLTPYGTLDDATMESETRKVMARLNPHFRRFKEPVKALSGGQRQSVAIARAIYFNARVLIMDEPTAALGPAETQQVADLVLQLKKEGIGIFLISHDIHDVFGLADRVSVMKNGKLVGTANVADVTQDEVLGMIILGKCPSGATPGPGAS